Proteins found in one Alicyclobacillus cycloheptanicus genomic segment:
- a CDS encoding ABC transporter permease subunit yields MSGRVQKRHWDGLLPLVIPVVILVVWQVLGDAGILSTRILPTPLGVVQAGIQLSQQGVLWQYIGTSTERAFIGFFIGGSIGFLLGLLNGLYRTSEKLIDSSIQMIRTIPHLALIPLVIVWFGVGEEAKVFLVALGSLFPIYVNTFFGIKSVDADLIEMARVYRLSWWKMFWKVILPGALPSILVGVRYGLGVMWITLIVAETISENSGIGYMTMNAEQFMQMNVVVLGIVIYALLGKLSDWMASMMEKRWLQWHPNYLSK; encoded by the coding sequence ATGAGCGGCAGGGTGCAAAAACGGCACTGGGATGGTTTGCTGCCGCTGGTCATCCCCGTCGTCATCCTCGTCGTGTGGCAAGTGCTGGGGGATGCTGGCATCCTGTCGACGCGCATCTTGCCAACGCCGCTCGGCGTGGTTCAGGCCGGAATCCAGCTTTCCCAACAGGGCGTGTTGTGGCAATACATCGGGACGAGTACAGAACGTGCCTTTATCGGCTTCTTCATTGGCGGCTCCATCGGGTTTCTGCTGGGCTTGCTCAACGGCCTATATCGGACTTCCGAGAAACTCATTGATTCGTCCATCCAAATGATTCGTACCATCCCCCACTTGGCGCTGATTCCGCTGGTGATTGTCTGGTTCGGTGTCGGGGAAGAGGCGAAGGTGTTTTTGGTGGCGCTGGGCTCGTTGTTTCCGATTTACGTGAACACGTTTTTCGGCATCAAGTCGGTCGACGCGGACCTCATTGAGATGGCCCGGGTCTACAGACTGTCCTGGTGGAAGATGTTTTGGAAGGTCATTCTGCCAGGCGCCCTGCCTTCGATACTGGTCGGCGTGCGGTATGGGCTGGGTGTGATGTGGATCACGCTGATTGTCGCGGAGACCATTTCGGAGAACTCGGGCATCGGCTACATGACGATGAACGCCGAACAATTTATGCAGATGAATGTCGTGGTGCTCGGCATCGTGATCTACGCGCTCCTTGGAAAACTCTCGGACTGGATGGCATCCATGATGGAGAAGCGCTGGCTGCAATGGCATCCAAACTATTTGTCGAAGTGA
- a CDS encoding ABC transporter ATP-binding protein, translating to MSDSLGVELAIRHLSKDFGSTTVLRRIELTVAPGEFVAVVGRSGSGKSTLLRLITGLECPTSGQILLDGQVVSGIHPDVRVMFQDARLLPWLNVLDNVKIGYDSGATDASRALAALARVGLSERAREWPGVLSGGQRQRVALARALASEPKVLLLDEPLGALDALTRMEMQALIEQIWLQRKFTALLVTHDVAEAIVLADRVVLIDQGQIALDLPVTLPRPRERNQQFVRLERLVLDRIMRPELAPVKMAESNGAPGERIHFGANSEEQRGSSSR from the coding sequence ATGTCCGATTCGCTTGGTGTGGAACTTGCAATTCGTCATCTAAGTAAGGACTTTGGGTCCACAACGGTGCTCCGGCGCATTGAACTGACGGTTGCGCCGGGTGAATTTGTCGCCGTTGTCGGCCGCAGTGGTTCCGGCAAAAGCACGCTGCTGCGCCTCATCACAGGACTCGAGTGTCCGACGTCGGGCCAAATTTTGCTGGATGGTCAGGTGGTCTCCGGGATTCACCCGGATGTTCGGGTGATGTTTCAGGATGCGCGGCTGCTGCCGTGGCTGAACGTGCTGGACAACGTGAAAATTGGGTACGATTCGGGCGCAACCGACGCGTCGCGTGCGCTGGCGGCGCTGGCGCGCGTTGGGTTGTCCGAACGCGCGCGCGAATGGCCGGGTGTGTTGTCCGGCGGGCAGCGACAACGAGTCGCCCTCGCCCGCGCCCTGGCTTCCGAACCAAAAGTGCTGCTGCTGGATGAGCCCCTCGGGGCGTTGGACGCACTCACCCGCATGGAGATGCAGGCACTGATTGAACAGATTTGGCTGCAACGGAAATTCACCGCGCTGTTGGTGACGCACGACGTGGCAGAGGCGATTGTGCTGGCCGACCGCGTGGTGCTGATTGACCAGGGGCAAATCGCCCTTGACCTTCCGGTAACCTTGCCGCGCCCGCGAGAACGGAATCAGCAGTTTGTCCGGCTGGAACGACTGGTGCTGGACAGAATCATGCGTCCAGAACTGGCGCCCGTCAAAATGGCGGAGTCGAACGGTGCGCCAGGCGAGCGGATTCACTTTGGCGCAAATTCAGAAGAACAGAGGGGGAGCAGCAGCCGATGA
- the ssuE gene encoding NADPH-dependent FMN reductase, with amino-acid sequence MSQIVLISGSPSEPSRTSSVLRWIGLHFESQGIQTHLISVRDLPAEDLLYGRTGSPIVLEANHLIASADAVVVGTPIYKAAYTGILKAYLDSLPMGIFEGKPVLPIGVGGSFAHLLALDYALKPVLNVMGARILEQGVYGLESQLPRTEAGTGYQVSDELERRLTEACDALLQHMALTREIYTP; translated from the coding sequence ATGAGCCAAATTGTGCTGATTTCCGGAAGTCCATCCGAGCCGTCGCGGACATCCAGTGTGCTGCGATGGATTGGGCTTCATTTTGAGTCACAGGGGATTCAGACCCACCTCATTTCCGTGCGGGACCTGCCGGCGGAAGACCTCCTGTACGGGCGGACGGGGAGCCCGATTGTGCTGGAGGCCAACCACCTCATCGCCAGTGCGGATGCGGTCGTGGTTGGAACGCCGATTTACAAGGCGGCTTATACCGGAATTTTGAAGGCCTACCTGGACAGCCTGCCGATGGGGATTTTCGAGGGCAAACCTGTCCTGCCCATCGGGGTGGGCGGCTCCTTCGCGCACCTGCTTGCCTTGGACTACGCCTTGAAGCCGGTGTTGAACGTGATGGGAGCCCGCATTCTCGAACAGGGGGTGTACGGGCTGGAAAGTCAGCTGCCGCGCACCGAGGCGGGCACGGGCTATCAAGTCTCCGACGAGTTGGAGCGTCGCTTGACGGAAGCCTGTGACGCACTGTTGCAGCACATGGCGCTGACCCGTGAAATTTACACCCCGTAA
- a CDS encoding aldehyde dehydrogenase family protein: protein MATVLEVKEFPLFIGGKWTPAQSGETFDVINPATGQVVAKVAKAGKEDVDLAVQAARKTFDSGAWSRQLPETRAAMLMLFAQKIMENADELVYLESISSGGTVRRVGFSDILQIADLLMQTAKFIQEYKYVEHLPVPPFPGPAAGQVWREPIGVCAAITPWNFPMILAMWKVVPALAMGNCIVVKPASNTPLSTLKLAELASQAGIPAGAFNVVAGPGASVGEALVTHPLVDKVAFTGSTEVGRRIMQMAAGSVKKVTLELGGKSPSIILPDADLDIAIPGALFGVFMHAGQICESGTRLFVHESMYDEVIERLAAKTKEIKLGDPLSSETGMGPVVSKQQFDTVLQYIRLGQEEGARLVCGGKPVVVEGCEGGYFIEPTIFADVTNDMRIAQEEIFGPVLVVIKYKDVAEAIRLANDTMYGLAAGVWTRNINEAYRIARELKAGTVWINDWHMLRSDAPFGGYKQSGFGRELGRHALDEYTQVKHVHASLVPEVEKRTWLGMLFG from the coding sequence GTGGCGACAGTATTGGAAGTCAAAGAATTTCCGCTGTTCATCGGCGGGAAGTGGACCCCTGCGCAGTCGGGTGAGACGTTTGACGTCATCAATCCAGCGACGGGGCAAGTGGTTGCGAAAGTCGCGAAGGCCGGCAAGGAAGATGTCGACCTGGCGGTACAGGCGGCGCGCAAGACGTTTGACAGCGGCGCATGGTCCAGGCAATTGCCCGAGACGCGGGCCGCGATGCTGATGTTATTCGCGCAAAAAATCATGGAGAACGCAGATGAACTGGTCTACCTGGAATCCATCAGTTCCGGCGGCACGGTGCGCCGCGTCGGGTTTTCCGACATTCTGCAAATCGCCGACCTGCTGATGCAGACGGCGAAGTTCATCCAGGAGTACAAATACGTCGAACACCTGCCGGTCCCGCCGTTTCCGGGCCCTGCCGCCGGGCAGGTGTGGCGCGAACCGATTGGCGTGTGCGCGGCCATCACTCCGTGGAATTTCCCGATGATTCTCGCGATGTGGAAGGTGGTCCCCGCGCTGGCGATGGGCAACTGCATTGTCGTCAAGCCTGCTTCCAACACACCCCTGTCCACATTAAAGCTGGCGGAGCTGGCTTCGCAGGCCGGCATCCCGGCGGGCGCCTTCAACGTGGTGGCCGGTCCGGGCGCCAGCGTGGGCGAAGCACTGGTGACCCATCCGCTGGTCGACAAGGTGGCGTTCACCGGGTCCACGGAAGTCGGCCGCAGAATCATGCAGATGGCGGCGGGATCGGTCAAGAAAGTGACTCTCGAGCTGGGCGGCAAATCACCGTCCATCATCCTGCCGGATGCGGACCTGGACATTGCCATCCCCGGGGCGCTGTTCGGGGTGTTTATGCACGCCGGCCAAATTTGCGAATCGGGTACGCGCCTGTTTGTGCACGAGTCGATGTACGACGAAGTCATCGAACGACTGGCTGCGAAGACCAAGGAAATCAAGCTGGGCGACCCGCTGAGCAGTGAGACGGGGATGGGCCCTGTGGTTTCGAAGCAGCAGTTTGACACGGTGCTACAATACATCCGCCTTGGCCAGGAAGAAGGGGCGCGGCTGGTGTGCGGCGGCAAGCCGGTGGTCGTCGAGGGCTGCGAGGGCGGATACTTCATTGAGCCGACCATCTTTGCCGACGTGACCAACGACATGCGCATCGCCCAGGAGGAGATTTTTGGGCCGGTCCTGGTCGTGATCAAATACAAAGACGTGGCGGAAGCGATTCGGCTGGCCAACGACACGATGTACGGCCTCGCTGCGGGCGTGTGGACGCGCAATATCAATGAAGCATACCGCATCGCGCGCGAACTGAAAGCGGGCACCGTGTGGATCAATGACTGGCACATGCTCCGCTCGGACGCCCCGTTCGGCGGCTACAAGCAGAGCGGATTTGGCCGGGAACTGGGCCGTCACGCGCTGGATGAGTACACACAGGTGAAACACGTACATGCATCGCTGGTGCCGGAAGTCGAGAAGCGCACCTGGCTCGGCATGCTGTTCGGGTGA
- a CDS encoding iron-containing alcohol dehydrogenase, giving the protein MTTTYFQFGVRTAVHSGSGCRTLLPELLRGLGGHRALLVTDKGLTKAGVTAQVKQLFDGLVQPVRLVGVFDDVEQDAKGAIINKAVDRYKALSADCLIALGGGSVLDTVKAMKWMMHKGLQDVRMGLLTNTIEMFPEAQYIPIPHVALPTTAGTGAEVSPIAVVFNEMLNIKTNLINPFVAADFALLDPDLTVGLPPRITAFTGFDALTHALEAYFSPVANPMADAYAIQAARMIVDNLETVVHEGTNLQARANMLIASCMAISAFSVALNAIPVHNMAHAFGAKFNIPHGLANAVLLPYVMAAMPDFYLPRAHGFALVLGLKDAPADAAGALAAVVEYITELRRRVGLPDTFAEFNIQPSDLPQMVRLVQSDPSGILFKLPDVVIEQVSRQVAGTPVAVS; this is encoded by the coding sequence ATGACGACGACCTATTTTCAGTTTGGCGTACGGACTGCGGTACACAGCGGATCCGGCTGCCGCACGCTGCTTCCGGAACTGTTGCGGGGGCTCGGCGGGCACCGGGCGTTACTGGTGACAGACAAGGGCCTGACCAAAGCGGGCGTCACCGCACAGGTCAAGCAGCTGTTTGACGGGCTTGTGCAGCCGGTTCGGTTGGTCGGCGTGTTTGACGATGTCGAACAGGATGCGAAGGGGGCCATCATCAACAAGGCGGTGGACCGGTACAAGGCCCTCAGCGCAGACTGCCTGATTGCGCTCGGCGGGGGCAGCGTGCTGGACACGGTCAAGGCCATGAAGTGGATGATGCACAAGGGGCTGCAGGATGTGCGCATGGGCCTTTTGACCAACACCATTGAGATGTTTCCAGAGGCGCAGTACATCCCCATCCCGCACGTGGCGCTGCCCACCACGGCAGGCACCGGTGCGGAGGTGTCCCCGATTGCCGTCGTGTTCAACGAGATGCTGAACATCAAAACAAACCTCATCAACCCATTTGTGGCGGCGGATTTTGCCTTGCTCGATCCCGATTTGACCGTGGGACTTCCGCCCCGAATCACCGCCTTCACCGGGTTTGACGCACTGACGCACGCCCTGGAGGCGTATTTCTCGCCAGTGGCCAACCCGATGGCCGACGCCTATGCCATTCAGGCGGCCCGTATGATTGTCGACAACCTGGAGACGGTGGTCCACGAGGGCACCAACTTACAGGCCCGAGCGAACATGCTGATTGCCAGCTGCATGGCCATTTCGGCGTTCAGCGTGGCTCTGAACGCGATTCCGGTGCACAACATGGCCCACGCGTTCGGTGCCAAGTTCAACATTCCCCACGGCCTCGCCAATGCTGTGCTGCTGCCGTACGTGATGGCCGCCATGCCGGATTTCTACTTGCCGCGCGCGCACGGGTTTGCGCTGGTGCTGGGCCTGAAAGACGCACCGGCTGACGCTGCCGGCGCGCTGGCAGCCGTTGTCGAGTACATCACGGAGCTGCGCAGGCGGGTGGGACTGCCGGACACGTTTGCGGAGTTCAACATTCAGCCGTCCGATTTGCCGCAGATGGTGAGACTGGTGCAATCCGACCCGTCCGGGATTTTGTTCAAATTGCCAGATGTGGTCATCGAGCAGGTGTCGCGGCAGGTCGCGGGTACACCCGTCGCAGTCTCCTGA
- a CDS encoding cupredoxin domain-containing protein: MYSKRWMPFTVSTLLGVSFALAGCGQGSGQGSSAGQTPVNPANAQVVHVQASDFTWTLDKTTFSVGKPIEFDLTSKQGTHGFSIVGTSVTKTITAGQPPVKVYWTPTKPGTYTIRCDVFCGSGHQNMFTSFKVQ, from the coding sequence GTGTACAGCAAACGCTGGATGCCCTTTACGGTATCCACTCTTTTGGGCGTATCTTTTGCATTGGCTGGATGTGGACAAGGGTCCGGACAAGGTTCATCCGCTGGACAGACGCCCGTCAATCCGGCCAATGCACAAGTCGTTCACGTACAGGCATCTGACTTTACCTGGACGCTCGACAAAACAACCTTTTCAGTCGGGAAGCCCATTGAGTTCGACCTGACCTCGAAGCAGGGAACGCATGGCTTTTCCATCGTCGGAACGTCCGTGACCAAAACCATCACGGCGGGGCAGCCGCCCGTGAAGGTGTACTGGACGCCGACAAAGCCCGGCACCTACACCATTCGCTGTGACGTCTTCTGCGGCAGCGGTCACCAGAACATGTTCACCTCCTTCAAAGTCCAGTAG
- a CDS encoding response regulator: MQATILLVDDEPKVIDFVRPFLESEGFRVITAEDGDTAIRLADTEAPDLVVLDWMLPGRSGIEICRALRQNSDVGIIMLTARSEEADKVLGLEVGADDYLVKPFGLRELAARIRAVLRRKNEASGSAHDEVLVRGELLIDEGKVRVLKHQREVALTPTEFKLLVTLARRPGVVYSRLQLMKASVGEEYLNYERTVDTHISHLRQKIEDDPSQPRYIQTVYGMGYRFGEQV, translated from the coding sequence ATGCAGGCGACCATTTTACTGGTCGATGACGAGCCGAAGGTGATTGACTTCGTGCGTCCCTTCCTGGAGAGCGAAGGCTTCCGCGTCATCACGGCTGAAGATGGGGATACAGCGATCCGGCTCGCGGACACAGAGGCGCCGGATTTGGTCGTCCTCGACTGGATGCTGCCTGGGCGGTCAGGCATCGAGATCTGCCGCGCTCTCCGCCAGAACTCGGATGTAGGCATCATCATGCTGACCGCGAGGTCGGAAGAGGCGGATAAGGTGCTGGGCCTGGAAGTGGGCGCGGACGATTACCTTGTGAAACCGTTTGGCTTGCGCGAGTTGGCGGCCAGAATCCGGGCGGTCCTGCGGCGTAAGAACGAAGCGTCGGGATCGGCGCACGACGAAGTTCTGGTGCGGGGCGAACTTCTGATTGACGAAGGGAAGGTCCGTGTCCTCAAACATCAGCGGGAGGTTGCGCTGACCCCTACCGAGTTCAAGCTGCTGGTCACCTTGGCGCGGCGACCGGGCGTGGTCTACTCGCGGCTCCAGCTCATGAAGGCGAGTGTGGGTGAAGAATACCTGAACTACGAGCGAACGGTCGATACGCATATCAGCCATTTACGGCAAAAGATAGAGGATGACCCGTCCCAGCCCAGGTACATCCAGACGGTGTATGGCATGGGGTATCGGTTTGGTGAACAAGTGTGA
- a CDS encoding sensor histidine kinase, with the protein MKLRTKLFVIMAALAVFMALVFFTFSRVYILRVFPKYADAAQQSEARQWARTLAYYYQTHGNSWRGAQLYVRSVLSSGETASDRSRDDDHVEEVLVKDNSGHSVFDVKDGDSDGDGDHDQDDASPAPAAHDVDDVAAYPITVQGKQVGTVVVSDRGSENLRALEDRALDSTVAATFWAVLVTTVIALVIGAWWSGRITGPLRQLVQAMERVAKGEREVRADIHTNDELGRVAATFNEMTQRLFQVEEARKHLVADVAHELRTPLTILRGQLELIQEGISKPDSQTFLPLLDEVIRLERLVEDLRQLSLAEVGALPLNRQPTDIVQLTQNIVNNFRAEAEERSIRLSVQSDVEHLVFRLDDHRMTQVLVNLLGNAIRYTPEHGEISVHIGVVGQNCAISIQDTGPGIEEKHLPYIFDRLYRADENRSRGTGGMGLGLAIAKEFVQAHGGVIEVQSTVGKGTTFTVMIPQDVSGNDCMDDSPRFLDH; encoded by the coding sequence GTGAAGCTGCGAACCAAGCTGTTTGTCATCATGGCTGCGCTTGCGGTGTTTATGGCCCTTGTGTTTTTCACGTTTTCCCGCGTGTACATCCTTCGGGTTTTTCCGAAGTACGCGGATGCTGCGCAGCAAAGCGAGGCCAGACAATGGGCTCGCACGTTGGCATATTATTACCAAACCCACGGAAATTCGTGGCGCGGTGCGCAGTTGTACGTTCGAAGTGTGCTCAGCAGCGGCGAAACCGCAAGTGACCGAAGCCGTGACGACGACCACGTGGAAGAAGTGCTCGTCAAAGACAACAGCGGGCACTCCGTGTTTGACGTGAAGGACGGCGATTCGGACGGAGATGGTGATCACGACCAAGACGATGCAAGCCCTGCGCCTGCCGCACACGATGTTGACGATGTGGCAGCGTATCCCATCACCGTGCAAGGGAAACAAGTTGGCACGGTGGTGGTGAGTGACAGAGGCTCGGAAAACCTTCGAGCTCTGGAGGACCGCGCCCTGGACTCGACGGTGGCCGCGACCTTTTGGGCGGTGCTGGTGACGACGGTGATTGCCCTGGTTATCGGGGCCTGGTGGTCGGGACGGATTACCGGACCGCTTCGTCAACTCGTGCAGGCGATGGAGCGGGTTGCCAAGGGTGAGCGGGAGGTTCGCGCCGACATTCATACGAACGACGAATTGGGCCGAGTCGCGGCCACGTTCAACGAGATGACGCAGCGGCTGTTTCAGGTCGAGGAGGCCCGTAAACACCTCGTCGCGGACGTGGCCCACGAATTGCGCACCCCTTTGACCATTCTGCGCGGACAGTTGGAACTGATTCAGGAAGGGATTTCAAAGCCAGATTCACAGACCTTTCTGCCGCTGCTGGACGAGGTGATCCGACTGGAGCGGCTTGTGGAGGACCTGCGCCAATTGTCGTTGGCGGAGGTCGGGGCGCTTCCGTTGAATCGACAGCCAACCGATATTGTCCAACTCACACAAAACATTGTGAACAACTTTCGGGCTGAGGCCGAAGAGCGCTCCATCCGCCTGTCCGTGCAATCCGACGTGGAGCACTTGGTGTTCCGCCTGGATGACCATCGCATGACACAGGTCCTCGTCAACTTGCTCGGCAACGCTATTCGCTACACTCCGGAACACGGAGAAATCTCCGTGCACATCGGCGTGGTTGGACAGAACTGTGCCATTTCCATCCAGGATACGGGCCCCGGCATCGAGGAGAAGCACCTCCCCTATATTTTTGACCGTTTGTACCGAGCGGACGAGAATCGCTCGCGGGGCACCGGTGGAATGGGGCTGGGGCTGGCGATTGCAAAGGAATTTGTGCAAGCCCACGGTGGTGTGATTGAGGTGCAAAGTACGGTGGGGAAAGGAACCACGTTCACCGTGATGATTCCACAAGATGTTTCTGGCAATGATTGCATGGATGATTCTCCACGGTTTCTTGACCATTGA
- a CDS encoding FMN-binding protein — MAGRMSHKFVALCSAAVGAIYVTGYVVTDAAQPAEANSVPKAPHTAASATTSAKTPSSAVKHAPNAAGGNSSTTGSSNDAPSAAASGGGGTSSTGGAAAPVQVTPKPKTQPMYLDGTYTGSGSNRIGTVQVAVTIKNGKIVSADITGCYTHYPESYIDPVLPNEVVARQSADVDIVSGATLSSQDFADAVNQALSQAKNPNYGG; from the coding sequence ATGGCGGGCAGAATGAGCCATAAATTTGTTGCGCTGTGCAGCGCTGCGGTGGGCGCGATCTATGTGACCGGCTATGTGGTGACGGATGCTGCGCAGCCGGCCGAAGCGAACAGCGTTCCCAAAGCCCCGCATACGGCAGCCTCGGCTACGACGTCGGCGAAAACCCCATCCTCTGCTGTGAAGCACGCACCGAACGCCGCGGGTGGGAACTCGTCGACCACCGGTTCATCGAACGATGCGCCGAGTGCCGCCGCATCAGGCGGCGGTGGTACGTCCAGCACCGGCGGTGCAGCGGCACCTGTCCAGGTCACCCCCAAACCGAAGACCCAGCCCATGTACCTGGATGGGACCTATACCGGGTCGGGATCGAATCGAATTGGCACGGTGCAGGTCGCGGTCACCATCAAAAACGGAAAAATCGTCAGCGCAGACATTACGGGGTGCTACACGCACTACCCGGAGTCCTATATTGACCCGGTGCTGCCGAATGAAGTTGTCGCGCGGCAAAGTGCGGACGTGGACATTGTGTCCGGCGCAACACTCAGCTCACAAGACTTCGCGGATGCCGTCAATCAGGCGCTCAGTCAGGCGAAAAATCCGAACTACGGGGGATGA
- a CDS encoding FAD:protein FMN transferase yields MGTQVHLSVVGRTQATAEEALMHAFQVIRQVESCCSRFDRTSELAQLCRVVGQPVAVSDILFEAVRFAVEVAALTQGHFDPTVGRAMELAGFNQHYLTAERVNTELGEGEQVSYRDVRVDEEARTVCLTKPMVLDIGAVAKGLGVDLAAQVLRSYAFQGFTIDAGGDLYVAGTNARDEPWRVGIRHPVHREESILTLRLTDAAVCTSGSYERISPVHAGTHHILDPVAHQSPKELVSLTAIGSFAMMADAFSTAGFVLGWEQGRALLASVDLEAVAITNQLAVHMTPGVEGYVWENTIDR; encoded by the coding sequence ATGGGAACGCAGGTCCATCTATCCGTCGTGGGGCGGACCCAGGCGACTGCGGAAGAAGCGCTGATGCACGCCTTTCAGGTCATCCGGCAGGTCGAATCCTGTTGCAGCCGGTTCGACCGGACCAGTGAACTTGCACAGTTGTGCCGCGTCGTCGGGCAGCCGGTCGCGGTCAGTGACATTCTGTTTGAGGCCGTCCGCTTCGCCGTCGAAGTCGCCGCGCTGACGCAAGGGCACTTTGACCCGACCGTCGGCCGCGCGATGGAATTGGCCGGATTCAACCAACATTATCTGACGGCCGAACGCGTGAACACAGAACTAGGTGAAGGGGAGCAGGTCAGTTACCGGGACGTGAGGGTCGATGAAGAAGCACGAACCGTTTGCCTCACCAAGCCCATGGTGCTGGATATAGGCGCGGTTGCCAAAGGGCTGGGGGTTGATCTCGCCGCACAAGTTCTTCGGTCGTACGCCTTTCAGGGGTTCACCATCGACGCGGGAGGTGACTTGTACGTTGCGGGTACCAACGCGCGCGATGAGCCCTGGCGGGTTGGAATTCGGCACCCAGTCCATCGGGAGGAGTCCATCCTGACGCTGCGGCTCACGGATGCAGCCGTTTGCACTTCCGGCAGCTATGAACGCATCAGCCCGGTGCATGCGGGTACGCACCACATTCTGGACCCCGTTGCGCACCAGTCTCCAAAAGAACTTGTCAGTCTCACGGCAATTGGCTCGTTTGCCATGATGGCGGATGCGTTTTCTACGGCTGGCTTTGTGCTTGGCTGGGAACAAGGACGTGCGCTGCTCGCGTCCGTCGACTTGGAAGCGGTCGCGATTACGAATCAATTGGCGGTGCATATGACGCCGGGAGTGGAGGGGTACGTGTGGGAAAACACCATCGACCGTTGA
- a CDS encoding RnfABCDGE type electron transport complex subunit D: protein MGKHHRPLNHPPQGRVRRFLSTPKGYVLATLLALMVIGAVYKPDRPGVIHVGAALATALVVDLVVSVVRRHQRWLSDGGAVTGIIVGLILSPSAHVSVVVLTTAVAVLSKHVLKSGRKPIFNPAAVGLLVATFAFSVGQSWWGDLADLPVWCVVLLLAAGYLVVHRVNKFPQVLSFLGTYFVLLTITGYLQWGHAAYSPGDALRTPLISCALFMAFFMLTDPPTSPAKYGDQVWFGVIAAVIGTGVYLLFGGLTYLLIGLLAANGWKAWRGRRTSKPKRVNEPMQAAQIS from the coding sequence GTGGGAAAACACCATCGACCGTTGAACCACCCGCCTCAGGGACGGGTGCGCAGATTTCTCAGCACGCCGAAAGGATACGTACTGGCCACACTGCTCGCGCTCATGGTGATTGGGGCGGTGTACAAGCCTGACCGGCCGGGAGTGATTCATGTCGGTGCTGCCCTCGCGACAGCGCTGGTCGTGGACCTGGTGGTCAGCGTCGTGCGGAGACACCAGCGGTGGCTGTCGGATGGCGGCGCGGTGACAGGCATCATCGTCGGATTGATTCTCAGTCCGTCGGCGCATGTATCCGTCGTCGTTCTGACAACTGCCGTCGCGGTTTTGTCCAAGCACGTCCTGAAATCCGGACGCAAGCCGATTTTCAACCCTGCGGCGGTTGGGCTGCTGGTTGCCACGTTCGCCTTTTCCGTTGGCCAGAGCTGGTGGGGAGACCTGGCGGACCTGCCTGTGTGGTGTGTCGTGTTGCTGCTGGCAGCGGGGTACCTCGTCGTTCATCGCGTCAACAAGTTTCCGCAGGTACTCAGTTTTTTGGGCACCTATTTTGTCCTGCTCACCATCACAGGGTACCTGCAGTGGGGACATGCCGCGTATTCTCCAGGGGATGCGCTGCGTACACCGCTCATCAGTTGTGCTTTGTTCATGGCGTTCTTCATGTTGACGGATCCACCCACGTCGCCTGCCAAATACGGCGACCAGGTGTGGTTCGGCGTGATTGCAGCGGTGATTGGAACGGGGGTGTACCTCCTGTTCGGCGGTCTCACCTATCTCCTGATTGGCCTGCTGGCGGCGAATGGGTGGAAGGCTTGGCGAGGACGACGGACGTCGAAACCCAAGCGGGTCAACGAGCCGATGCAAGCGGCGCAGATTTCGTAA